The Lolium rigidum isolate FL_2022 chromosome 2, APGP_CSIRO_Lrig_0.1, whole genome shotgun sequence genomic interval TCTTTGCCGTGCCATTGCTTGCCCGTGGAACTCAGATTGCTTGCCCAATTGAGAAACGCAATAAAAGTTTCACTCAGTTGGCAATCTGTATAGCATGGAAGCTAGATGTAGCTATTTTTGCTGAAGCATCCTCCTGAAGGCTTATCTATAATCATCTTACTTTAGGGTCAAGCCTATTTGGTAGCATGATCCCAATTTTAAGTCAAGTATTGctcttgtgtttctttaaagcaATAATAATTGGGTCCTGGACTGTTCATTTTCTTCCCATTCTTTAGACTTTTTTCCTGATCTTATCCCTAATAATGGCAAAAACTTGTTGAAAACTTCGTCAGCTAGtaccactactactactagccaTTATTCTTAAATATAATCCGTGGAGCTCCTACCTTGAGTAGAATAAGAGCACCAAATACTGCAATTATTTGTTGAAAGGAGTACAGAACGAAATGACAATTTACTCTAGTCAGACAAGAATATTCTTCAGATTCCCTTTTTGTAATTCTTAATGTACCATGTAGAATGCTTAATGAATATGTGGACATATTCTTCTGAGGTGAAGCCACGTATGGCGAACATGATCTCCTTGTTCTCTAGATGTATGAATTTCGCTGATGGTTTACATGGAATAAGGCAAGAAAAAAGTGTATAATTTATTTTGTTTGAGAGAGGCAACCCTATTTCCAGtgcattctagctaaataggctcCTAAAAGACATCAATAATAAAAAAACAAGTGCCAAGTGTCCTTGACAAGAACACACGAAGTAAAGTAACACAAACCACCAGCCACCAATAAACTAAGATTAAAATAAAAGAAGAGTGCTGTTCACTCGAAAAAAGGGGGGAAGAGGAAGACGTAAACTGCCACGGGCCCAAGAAGTGAGTGCTGCCCCGTCAATGTCGCCGGGAAGCCAAGAAAGGCAAAGCGAAGGCATTCATCCATTCATTTtccctctttcttcctcctccgcccctccctcCCCATTCCTCCTCCGAATCGCTGCTTAATTTTCACCTCGGCCCGGTTCCTGCCTTCCTGGAGAGAAAGGTAGGGATCCTCTGTTACCTCCTTCTCTCTCTATCTCTTCCAACCAATGCAGCGGTTGATGCGCATCGTGGCTTCTTCTCCGTTCCTCTTCAGGTGCCGCAATGGGGGGAAGCGGAACGATGATCTCGGTTTACCCGGACGACCTCACCTTCCTGTGTAAGTTCCTACGATTTTCTTCACGTTTTCGCAAAAAAGGAGTAGATTAAACTTGGTGGTTTTCCTATATGTTGAATTCTTGTGCGTAGTCGAGCTGGACAAGCCGTGCTATTGCAATCTTAAGGTGGTGAACAACAGCGAGTACCATGTCGCGTTCAAGGTCCGTGGCATTTCCATTTCCCGACGCACGACTCTGAATTTTCGCTTCGCATTTTGGTGAAACTTGGTGAGAAGGTTCAGGCTTGATCAGGACTTTGTCTGTTTTTCTTCAGGTCAAGACGACATCTCCGAGGAAGTATTTCGTCAGGCCGAACGCGAGCGTCGTCCAGCCGTGGGATTCTTGCACTATAACAAGTAAACATGCATTTCCAGTTTGCCCATTTGATGCTCGTGTATCTGACCATGTTTCTCTCTAGACATCTTCATTTTTTttctgatatgtatatgcatctggcTTGTTTTGGGGCCTATAGTTACCCTACAGGCACAAAAGGAGTACCCACCAGATATGCAGTCCAAGGATAAGTTCTTGATTCAGAGCACCAAGGTGGCTGCCAGCACCGACATGGACGAGATCCCCCCTGATACAGTAAGCATATAGCTGCATAATGACCGGTTTCTATGGTTTAGTGTTGCATTGTCACCAGGATAAAATGATTGGCAATTTTACGAATTATAATCCATCTTAATATATTTTTCAGTTCAACAAGGATGGTGATAAGCTGATCGAGGAAATGAAGCTTAAGGTTGTTTACACGTTGCCTAGTGGAAGCTCAGAAGACTCTGGTGTTACATCTTCAGGAAACAGGAGCTTCAGGCAGGGCAACGATGATCTCTCGGTGAGACTGGCTAGCTCTATTATCTATGTAGGAAACATAGGTTTTGCTAATAAAATTTCAATACAAAGGCTAACTATATTTCACCTGTTTACGCTTTACCGTGCAGATGCTGAAGAATGCAAGCCTTGATGAGGTAATGCGCTCTATCCAAACAGAAATTTCACGCTTTTATTTGGAAACTTAACCAAAACCCTGTCAGAAAAGAGATTTCTCCTGATGAATTCTTACAAAGAATTATTCCACCGTTTTAGTCTTTTGGACATCGCAGGCTTGAATCCTGTACGGACTCAGTAATATTACGTTACACACTACGAAATACTTTCTTGTGATATGCCATGCAAGTAATTCCTTGCTTAGGATCAGTAATGCAGAAGCAAATTCACACTGCCTTTGATTATATAAAATTGTGAAAACAGCAAATATGAGAAATAGGACAATGTTCAAGCAACCATCAAATCATGGTTGAAATCAGCATAAAGTTGAGCGTGATAAAAAGGTACCTATACTTCCAGGCCGGTCTCATAATTGGGGTAGGAATTGTTGCCCTATGTGAACTGGCCCTATGTACTAGTTAAATGTGCACTGGGACCAGAATTTGGATTTTTTTCCCCCTTTTGTCCATATGGACCAGAGTATCTTCCTTTATCCTGATTGAATATCCAAAGTAAAACTTTTTTCAGAAAATCTTGATTCTACAGTGTGTCTTTAATGAAATGTCCTCTTTATTACACTACTTATGTACTTTATAATCAAGCTGTTActaataaaaatatatttatgaTCCTTCTGTCCTTGGTACTCAGAGTAAATTGTGCATTTTTTATCCAGATCCAGGCAATACAACGTCTGAAGGAAGAAAGGGATAACAATCTTCAGCAAAATCAGCAAATGCAACGCGAACTGGTATTGTATATTGACCTTTTTCCGTTCAATTTCGTTTCTTCTCACAGTTTTAGTTCATTTCTCCTAGTACATTAATCATATTAACATTTGGACTTTTATGCTCTTGCTTGTTTCGTGCGGAAATACTTTTGTGCTTACACGTCGTGCTGTTTGAATTCACCCATAAAACTGTAAAATGCACATAAGTTCCATTAAATTATTATAGAACAAGTATGAATTTTGAGCAAATGCAAGAGAATGTTTTTTATCCTTGATGAGCAACAAGTTTATAACTGTGTGATGTGTGGCTATTCATATTTTTATCTCCAATTAGAATATAATGCCTGTGCATCATTTTTTTCTTGTGATAAATTACTATATTGAATATTTTAGCAAAACAAAATGAAATCAAATATTGTTTTGTTTTTACCGTGCTAGACCATTTATTTATCGAGAGGGCACAAACTAGCAAACCAAGTCACTATCGCATTAACTAAATATTTGGGTGAAACTAGGTTGCCAAAGGGCAGTGAACCAGTTTGGTTGACTTTGTACTATGGATGTGCcaccgtgtctctattggttcagTACTTTTCTGCGAGCAGTAAATATGGTCGACTTAGACTCTGATGTAGCAGACAATGACCAGGAATGTGAGGTGATTGTTGGTTGGCATCAAAGTACTAGCATAAGTTCTTCATGCCATGTCCATGTGTGAAATGCTGATTGTCTACATATACTTCGTCGCATATATTGTTTTCTCCTAAATATACAAATCTAAATGTTTCAGGACGTGCTGAGGAGGCGTAGAAGCCGCAAAGCCGACGCTGGTTTCTCCATAACCTTCGCCGTTTTCGCTGGGATCATAGGTCTCCTTGTTGGGCTCTTGATGAGCCTCATCTTCTCTTCGCCACCAGAAgcggcctagatgcgaggattgAAGCCTAGAGTAACAGTATTCAGCTCAGTTTCACAATGCCTTGGGGAGGAACATGGAAATGATACTACTCTAGTTTCAGCTATGATTTTTTGTTCTTTGCACTGTAGGTAACATGCCTTACCACAATGGGTTTGCAAGTTTTAGCCTGTGTTTGTTTCGTCTCCCATTTGTATTTATTTTCCACTATTATGTAACTTTTTGTATAATTAGTTTGGCATATATCAGGAACAAAAATGTATGCTTTCACCATTTAGAAGTGTAAAGGCGGAAGATAACCGAATATCTGCTCTCTTGTGACTCTTTGAAATAGCAATCTCACGATGGATTAGAAATCAACTTGTCATCCCTCATCCCTCGTGTCACCTCCCTCAAGAGGCTACTGGggagaaaccctagccaccccaacCGCCACCCTTTCCCCCCTCCCCCTTTACCTTGTCCTCCCCGGCGGTGGCCGCCGGGTAACTCCAACGTTGCCCGTGAAGGGGATGGCGTGGCCTAAGCGACTCGTGGCCATGGCGCAATGGGAGGGGCAGTGCTCGGCGGCTGTTTGGAGCAGCCCGGTGGCTTCGCAGGAACAACGTCTCAACAAGGGCTGTTGATCGATCTGCGGTGCATGGACCCTAGAGCTGCGCTCTAGAcactgcggcggcggcgcccctccACTGGAGATGTTGCGCCAGGAGATTGCTCCTTCTGGCGGTGCCTAGGGAGGCGGATCACGGGTTCCTGAGCCTAGGTTCGTTGTAGGAGGCGAGTGGCGGCCGGAGCTTTTTTGCATCGACGGTGCTCGATGCGGGAGAGTCGTGGCCCTCCGTTGGCTGTGGTTCGGAGATGGTTCGgcggagtttaccatacacatagataaggtCCATACACCACATAATATCTAGAGATAGAGTTCGACACCAAATAGAGAATAAAATGGAATCGCAAGCGATaatgcaaatacccaacggagagcaacctaataagggCTCACTccccccctttggcaccaaggcaccaaaaagggacaggggaaactacacgtcccaagggtcggcgttagcccaaCCGGGAGGGAGATCAGATGGATCGCCGGGGTGAGGTGGAGTATGAGGAGGAGACTGGATCTCGAGACCATCTTCTGGGAGAGGAATGCCATGCTGAGAAACCCACTCAGCCTCCGGAGTAATGTTCTCCTCGaatccgggaggagacacgtccacATTGAGatccctcatgatgctcttctgacgaacccgagacttcttggcctcataatgctgctgatactgacgaTGGTTGACAGCTGATGTGAGACAAAAGATCTGTTGCATGCGGCGGGCAAGCTTGGAGACCCAACTTGGTTGCTTCTCATGAACGGGAGGAACATCTTCTAGTGGCGAATTGTGACGCTTGACCCGGAGGCTCTTCACTTCATGAGCGGTGATGTTGAGAGGAATGGAGTGAGCGAGAGGAGCCTGACGAGTAGATATCCAAGTGTCTTCAATGAGCTTCATGATGAAAGGAGCAAAGAgaggaagcttcttctccatcacacatgaccacatctcatggtagatgtagtccatcacatcgaGCTTCTCACCGGTGTCTTGCTTAGCATGAGAGTTTGCCATAAGATCCACTTCATATGTATGcaactcatcaaggttgccacccttgggTCCAATCGTTTCCCGGTAGACAAGAAGCATGATGTCCCAAGTAGGAAGAAGATCTGCACTCTTGCCCGGAACACCCCATCCCTTAATATAGAGAGGTTCCAACACATCCTTGGTGAGGGCAAATGAGCTATCATGCGACCGCCATCCATTTGCATTCGCCATGGGAGATCGAGGGTATCCAAGTGCTTCACCAAAGCTTGCCAAGTTGGCTTCAAGAAGAGTCTCATGTGTCATCCACCGGAATGTTCTGGCTTCATCTTGTTGAAAGTGAACGGTTGCATAGAACTGTTGGATCAACCCAATGTTGaagtccttgttgagctccataatgggatagagcccaaactctccacacaATGCATAGGCTTCATCAAAGTACCTTGTGGCGGCCATCTTGGCGGTGTCAATGGAGTGCTGAGTGACTATACCCTTCTTGAAGGTCACATAGATCTCATAAAAGATTTCCTCTTGGGACTTATTGTGGAAGCGCTTATCCGCAACCCTATTGTTCCAAGGGATGAGATAAGGATTCCCTTGCTGcagctccttgtactcaagatatGGCATGTTCTTGAATGACACATGAACCCTCTTGCCACGTACTGCGGGTGACTTGACATTCCTTTGTGCCGACAGTTGGCGAGTCGTGAGCTTGGATGGACGAGTAAGCTCaaactcttcttcttcgtcgtcttcaACATGccccttgcctctcttcttggaaccaccTGAGATACATATATGAAGATGGTAGAAGAAAATGAGTGCATACGAACAAGAGGAGGCCAAAACTAGATCCTGGACAGAACCCTGAGTGTAGAACAGTAAATACGCCATACTGTAAGTTCCGGAgggaaccggcggaagttccgcccgggcggaagttccggtgacttGCGCCAGAACTTCCGGCTGCACGAAGGCAGCACAAGTTTCCCCTCGGATTTGCGGTAATGGCGAGGTGAACTGCTCTAGACTAACGTTCTAGACAAGATCTAGCAGGGGATATGCACCTAGAGAGATTCTACCATGGCTTGTCCTAGCAAAATGCCCTatatttcatctagtgaggtcaaCCCACACCTAGAGAGGGAAAGAGCACAAGCCGGGGGGGAGCCAtggtggaggagagggaggggatgcAGATCCACGGAGCAGATCCGGTGGAGCTCGTCGGAGGAAGGAGATCCGGCCGGTGGAGCCGCCGGCGCCACAGATGGAGGGAGGCCACGAGCAGGAGAAGATTTGGGGGAAAAGTGGGGATACAAAACTGTCTCCCCGTTCCCGACCCAATATGTGGGAAACGGTACGAGCGGAAGTACCGCtcgctggggccggaacttccggtcccagcGGAACGAGCCCACCGACGGAACATTATCGTGGGAACCTGATGCTGGCCAGGGGAATCCAGGCGGAAGTACCGGCCGAGggtaccggaacttccggtgaaacAAAAACCTGGGCCAGAACAAAAAACTTGAGATGAACCGTGTGCACTATGCGATAGGCTTGGGACAGATGATCAAAATTGTAGGATGGTACATAATCACTCATTTTTTGCAAGCAATGCAAATGAAGACCAAAAATGagcgatttcccataagaacatgtagATGGCAAATAAAGATCCATAAGATTCAAATAACACCAACTCTCcataaagaagagtgtggtggcctaggccaccatgctTGAGTGTTATGGTATGACACCGTGAAGATATATCTTGTGTCCAAAACCAATACTcgccattgaagctcacatatcaacatatgatataaagacaatgatttcttactattggcattatgggggaggaatAGCTCAatagttgttgactgccaaaacccaccggcgggcagcggccttgtcaacactgtagagccggggggagcctagagctgcggctagNNNNNNNNNNNNNNNNNNNNNNNNNNNNNNNNNNNNNNNNNNNNNNNNNNNNNNNNNNNNNNNNNNNNNNNNNNNNNNNNNNNNNNNNNNNNNNNNNNNNaggtggcatgcttgttggcttctcacctggaaacacaatgttctccttccgccattgcacggtggttctacgggcttctcccagcttctttgatttccccatcttcacacgcagggtgctcaagcaccaacccctcataagcgctcatcacttcatccaccatcacaacaaagcaaagtcgtcttggaccgaacggcaatggtaagaccttgtaggtaagaggatgccgaccgccgccttgaaggataggttgaaaactttaacatgcagctcacaaggacggctctcgctGAGATCATCCAcgtggggtagcgaggaggctcgaccacctggtcatcatcatcatcattatccactcgtcgagaggaagccacgctgcttttccggtgtggttgagattgcaacggggcgatggcattgagcaagcagcaggatctacagcctgctcccgagccatccgagatgtaagtacttgggttaccatgcttaattgggcttgcatggtgctcataccctcctctaagttagccagcggtccgtttcccttgccttcctcctctcatggcttttatcgtgaaatctcttcctttccgcagaaagccatacttccacgcgaACGGAGCCcgccgtgcctcgtgttcgtccgccgtgttctttgttcccaagggcgcgtgtcgcctcatcgttctctctttcgggccggaacaaccccgcctccacgtccctatgtgctttttccagtggcatcaatgggaaccttcgatgagctttcttatagatgcacttccccgtttctcggatccaacgttcccccaatcccgtagaaccactccttgcaccgttcgatccaaccgtgtgtccctaatctgatccctttatcggccggctccgcctcgccgcccgccacttaggacggttagccccgtatccacccGGGACcctgaatttggtgatatagcttcaacgcagcatttgccttatttatttccgaccttctcttaaattcttccgactccgtgccgtacttcacgaattcttcccgtgagtttttaccttctcattgtcctgagtcttctttatcttgataaggcggcgcaatcttttcttgtggctcttgaatagttcggccatcttcttcttgccaaactcgctgaGGGcccgctccatcttggccttttcagtcacactccctcttcgggtactatgttgaaatgtgacatgagcttgtccataatgctgtttttggctacatcatcgatataaagaccttgaccttcttcctctcgcagtacagcactagtcccttcggcttgtgccattctcgaacggtgatcggacgtggtccctaacaagcactccgcattgagctataaatgcctttgcacctttctctggagcaatcggtttaccatcattttcgatgtgggtgatgtcgtgcctaacaccgtcatccaactttttggccgggcctcgcttcctcgactttacagaagaagtgctcgatccggagggctaaaaaagaaataattcatagtcagtacaatttaattagttaatgcatctagtcgatcaacagcgggcttaattagtttatatacctcggtgataactacagctcgggagccattatgatgatcttgttcctcaccggcgccactaggatcttcttcctcaatattctccgctccctcaccgagtcattcaaataagttgcggtgacatcgtcaccgccatcatccggaataacgtcgtcgtcgcgatcatccagtagtaccgtttgctatgagttcctccatgaaattttcttgaatttcatctctctccatgctttctacaacgactcgcaagctatacataggaaccatcatatgatcaaattaaggataatgcagtaaaactgaaaatggagttacatatgtgtagttcttaactaaggatcgataatatagtgctaaaaGCAGTATAGTGCagctta includes:
- the LOC124687481 gene encoding vesicle-associated protein 2-1-like produces the protein MGGSGTMISVYPDDLTFLFELDKPCYCNLKVVNNSEYHVAFKVKTTSPRKYFVRPNASVVQPWDSCTITITLQAQKEYPPDMQSKDKFLIQSTKVAASTDMDEIPPDTFNKDGDKLIEEMKLKVVYTLPSGSSEDSGVTSSGNRSFRQGNDDLSMLKNASLDEIQAIQRLKEERDNNLQQNQQMQRELDVLRRRRSRKADAGFSITFAVFAGIIGLLVGLLMSLIFSSPPEAA